The Streptococcus oralis region TTAAAGAAACGCTGGAAAGATTGCGTAAAATTGAGAATAGATAAAAGAGTTGAGATGCCTTGTCTCAACCTTTTTCATTTCAAGTCTTTTCTATTTTAAAGCATTCATGTTATAATGGATAAATATGAAGAATCGGAGTTAGAATATGAAGTACAAACGAATCGTCTTTAAGGTAGGGACTTCCTCCTTAACAAATGAAGACGGGAGTTTATCAAGGAGTAAAGTAAAGGCAATTACCCAGCAATTGGCTATGCTGCATGAGGCTGGACATGAGTTGATTTTAGTGTCATCTGGGGCAGTTGCCGCTGGATTTGGAGCTTTGGGGTTTAAAAAACGTCCGACCAAGATTGCAGATAAACAAGCTTCGGCTGCAGTTGGTCAGGGACTTTTGTTGGAGGAATATACAACCAACCTCCTCATGCGCCAGATCGTTTCTGCACAAATCTTGCTGACACAGGATGATTTTGTAGACAAACGTCGCTATAAGAATGCCCACCAGGCCTTGTCTGTATTGCTTCATCGTGGTGCAATCCCCGTCATCAATGAGAATGACAGTGTCGTTATTGATGAGCTCAAGGTCGGGGACAATGACACTCTGAGTGCCCAGGTAGCGGCGATGGTTCAAGCAGACCTTTTAGTTCTCTTGACCGATGTGGACGGTCTCTATACTGGCAATCCCAACTCAGATCCAACAGCCAAACGTTTGGAGAAAATCGAGACTATCAATCGTGAGATTATTGATATGGCTGGTGGAGCAGGTTCATCAAACGGTACTGGGGGTATGTTAACAAAAATCAAGGCAGCTACGATCGCAACGGAGTCAGGGGTGCCAGTCTATATCTGCTCTTCCTTGAAATCAGATGCACTGATTGAGGCAGCTGAAGAAACTAGGGATGGTTCCTACTTTGTTGCGCAAGAGAAGGGACTTCGTACCCAGAAACAATGGCTGGCCTTCTATGCTCAAAGTCAAGGAACGATTTGGGTAGATGGTGGAGCTGCAGAAGCACTTTCAAAAAACGGAAAAAGTCTCCTTTTATCAGGTGTGGTAGAAGTGGAAGGGAACTTCTCTTACCATGATATTGTCACAGTAGCAGATAAAGAAACAGGTCAATCTCTTGGAAAGGGACGTGTCCAATTTGGTGTCTCAGCCCTAGAAGATATGCTCCGTTCTCAAAAAGCCAAAGGAGTCTTGATTCACCGTGATGACTGGATTTCCATCACTCCTGA contains the following coding sequences:
- the proB gene encoding glutamate 5-kinase, with the protein product MKYKRIVFKVGTSSLTNEDGSLSRSKVKAITQQLAMLHEAGHELILVSSGAVAAGFGALGFKKRPTKIADKQASAAVGQGLLLEEYTTNLLMRQIVSAQILLTQDDFVDKRRYKNAHQALSVLLHRGAIPVINENDSVVIDELKVGDNDTLSAQVAAMVQADLLVLLTDVDGLYTGNPNSDPTAKRLEKIETINREIIDMAGGAGSSNGTGGMLTKIKAATIATESGVPVYICSSLKSDALIEAAEETRDGSYFVAQEKGLRTQKQWLAFYAQSQGTIWVDGGAAEALSKNGKSLLLSGVVEVEGNFSYHDIVTVADKETGQSLGKGRVQFGVSALEDMLRSQKAKGVLIHRDDWISITPEIQLLFTEF